In one Gopherus evgoodei ecotype Sinaloan lineage chromosome 1, rGopEvg1_v1.p, whole genome shotgun sequence genomic region, the following are encoded:
- the FSTL1 gene encoding follistatin-related protein 1: MLWKSLALFALVAIARLQAEEEPKSKSKICANVFCGAGRECAVTEKGEPSCLCIEQCKPHKRPVCGSNGKTYLNHCELHRDACLTGSKIQVDYDGHCKERKSENPAASPVVCYQSDRDELRRRIIQWLEAEIVPDGWFSKGSNYSEVLDKYFKSFDGGDSRLDSNEFLKFVEQNETAINITTYVDQETNKLLRGLCVDALIELSDENADWKLSFNEFLKCLNPSFNPPEKKCALEDETYEDGAETQVECNRCVCACGNWVCTAMTCEGKSQKVPVGGQQPEEELTEEELARYVQELQKHQETAEKTKRMSTKEM; the protein is encoded by the exons GAAGAGCCAAAGAGCAAATCCAAAATCTGTGCCAATGTTTTCTGTGGAGCCGGGCGGGAGTGTGCAGTGACAGAGAAGGGGgagcccagctgcctctgcatcGAG CAATGCAAACCTCATAAGAGGCCTGTGTGTGGCAGCAATGGCAAGACGTACCTGAACCACTGCGAGTTGCATCGTGATGCCTGCCTTACTGGCTCCAAGATTCAGGTGGACTATGATGGCCACTGTAAAG AGAGGAAGTCTGAGAATCCAGCTGCAAGCCCAG TTGTTTGCTACCAGTCTGACAGGGACGAGCTCCGGCGCCGCATTATCCAATGGCTTGAGGCCGAGATCGTCCCAGATGGCTGGTTCTCAAAGGGCAGCAATTACAGCGAAGTCCTGGACAAGTATTTCAAG AGCTTCGATGGTGGGGATTCTCGCCTGGACTCCAATGAGTTCCTGAAGTTTGTGGAACAGAATGAAACTGCTATTAACATCACCACCTATGTGGACCAAGAGACCAACAAGCTACTCAG GGGACTCTGTGTGGATGCCCTCATTGAGCTGTCTGATGAGAATGCCGACTGGAAACTCAGCTTCAATGAGTTCCTCAAGTGCCTCAATCCGTCCTTCAACCCACCAGAGAAAA AATGTGCCCTTGAAGATGAAACATATGAGGATGGAGCTGAGACCCAAGTGGAGTGCAACCGCTGCGTCTGTGCCTGTGGGAACTGGGTGTGCACTGCCATGACCTGTGAGG GGAAGAGCCAGAAGGTGCCTGTAGGGGGGCAGCAACCCGaggaggagctgactgaggaggagCTGGCCAGATACGTTCAAGAACTGCAAAAGCATCAG GAGACGGCTGAGAAGACCAAGCGAATGAGCACCAAAGAGATGTAA